Within Epilithonimonas zeae, the genomic segment TTTTCGCAATGGTACAGCATTTTTGAAATTAAGGATAAAGACAATTTTCTTGAATTTTTGAAGGGTAAAGGTTTCAAAATAACAGAAAATAATATTTATAAAAAAGATAGATTATCAATCAAAATTGAAGCTTCGAAATGTGTTGTCGGCTTTTCAAATTCTTCGTTCGGGGAAAAATCAAAATTAATCCTCAATTCTAAAACCAAAGGTTTATACGCTGACCAGTTGATTAATAATTCGGTTGCGAGCGTGTCCTATTTTGCAAAATCTAAAATTCACAAGTTTGCAGTCTATCTGAATGACGATAATATCGAAATCAAAACCAAAACGGTTCAGGATATTTTCTCATCACAAATCTCTGAGTTGGAAAAGCAAACACAGTTTCTAAAAATGAAATTGGATTCCAAAAATGTTAAGATAATATCAGAATTATTCAATAAAAAACTGACGGATTCTATCAATATCAATTCTGTTAGTGCAATTTCAGAATTAGAATCTGTTAATGACAAGATTGTGAGTTATGCTTATGATGATAATTTTAATGAAGTAGAAAAAGTCAGCTATCAGAAGTTAGTACAGCCTAATTATACGATTAATGTACAAAGTCCTGAAACCGAAAAACTTTGGTCTTACTTTCAAGATCAGAAATGGATTAATACAGAAAATCAATTCACAGCAATTCCATTTCAACCCAATGTAATCAAGAAAAATTCCTTTGAAATTTCGATTCAATCCACTCGGAAAAATATAAATTTTGGAGAATCGCCATCTGGCAGTTTTATATTGCTTAAAAATAATTTATTACTCGTTGATTTTCTAAAAGTACTTTCGCCCTCCGACAAAAAATCGATTTCAAAAGTAAATTATCTTTATTATGGCAACAAGGGAGATTATTATTACCTGAAACTGCAATTAAAAAAAGATAAATTACCGTTTATATTAAGCCAATAAGATGAATGTTTCAGAAATTTTATCATTAAAAACAATCATCCATTATTTTCTGCATTTTGGTTTTCCAGTTGTGTTGGCTTACGTTTTTTTTAAGAAAGATTGGAAAAAAGCTTATTTCATAATGCTTGGGACAATGCTCGTAGATGCGGATCATTTGCTCAGCACACCGATTTTTGCACCGGACAGATGCAGTATCAATTTTCATCCGCTTCACACCTATTGGGCGATGGGCCTCTATTTTCTGCTGTTATTTTTTAGAGGTGTTCCAAGAATTATTGGCGTTGGATTATTGTTTCATATGCTGACGGATTGGATAGATTGCCGGCTACATCATCTGAATTGTTGAAATTATTGGGGCAGCTTAATCCGCCTTCCGCTCCCAATCTTTTTTGCAGACAATTTCAGGTTCAATATAACTTTTGTACACGCAAAAAAGGATTTCCGCTCAAGTCGGGCTGCGTGCGATTCAACATTTAGAAGTGTGTTTTTTTTTGATAAGTTTTATGCCTTTGCGAACCTTAAAGCATTTAGTGATTTTGAAAAAAAACTTTGTGGACTTTGCGTTTAAAAAACTCTAATTTCTCCTAGCATTCGACATTTTGAAGCTCATAATTCTGGCGATATTCAGCGCTCTTGCGATGGCGTTTTCAGCATTTTCGCCTTCAAAATTATCGTGAACCGTTTTCTCCCAAATCTGTAACCAACGATTAAAATGTTTTTCTTCCATAGCCGAAACTTCATTGATTGGAAAGTGTTTCGCCATTGGATGACCTTCATAAACAGGATTCCCTAAAAGAATACTTTCCCAGAAATTATACATTTTTGGAAGATGTTTGCTGAGGTCAATTTTGGCGATATCTGTGAAAAAGAATCCGATTAAGTCATCTTTTATAACTTGGTCATAGAATTTGTTGACCAAAAACTCTACATCGTCGCGTGTCTGAATATCTTTCATTTTTCAAAATTAAAACAAATTAAAATGTAATTTTGCACTTATGTCAAAATTCAGTTTTTCCAGATTAAATTCAACCAAAGACACCGGTTTTGGAGATAATTTTTCAGGCAGATTTATCAACAAAGATGGCTATCCGAATATAAAGAAGAAAGGCATCAATATCCTGAATCGTTACAGCTGGTATCACACGATGCTGAACCTGAAAAGATGGCAGTTTATTGGATTGTTGGTCGGGAGCTATATTGTTGTCAATTTTATCTTTGCCCTGATTTATTATTTAATCGGGATCGAACATCTGACTGGTATTGACAAAAGCAATTTCCAAAACGAGTTTACAGATGTGTTCTTTTTCAGTTCCCAAACTTTTACCACGGTTGGGTACGGGCGGATTGCACCTGTTGGTTTTCTGGCTAGTTTAGTAGCGACCTTTGAAGCTTTCTTGGGATTGTTGGCATTTGCCATTGCGACGGGTCTTTTTTACGGTCGTTTTTCGCGCCCAAGAGCTTTTTTGCAATTTAGTGATGTCGCACTGATATCACCTCACAAAGACAAAACGGGATTGATGTTCCGGATGGCGCCATTCAAGAATACCTCGCTCACGGATGCCAGTATTACGGTTTTAACTTCCTTCGAAATCACAGAAAATGGACAGACTAAAAGTTCATTCTACAATCTGAAACTCGAAGTAACAAAAATTACATCTTTGATCCTGAATTGGACCATTGTACATTATATAGATGAAGAATCTCCGTTTTATGGATTAAATGCAGATGATCTGAAAAATACGGATATAGAAATTATCGTTCACGTGAAGGCTTTTGATAGTATATTTTCCAGTGATGTGGTTCAGAGAACGAGTTACACTTCAGACGAAATTATTTACGGAGCCAAGTTCGAAAAAATGTACGCCCCAGATGAAACCAATAGATTTACCGTCCTTAATTTGGATTTGATTAATAGTAATTTTCCTGCACCATTACCAAACATATCTTAATTATGGATCTCGATTTCTATAGACAAAAAGCTCAACTCAAACAAAAAGAACACAGAAAATTTCTGGACGGACTCAAAAAGAAACCACCCAAAAATCTGGACTATTTGGTTTTGGAAAAGCACGAAGAAACATTCGGGGAAATCGATTGTCTCAGCTGTGCGAATTGCTGTAAAACAACAGGTCCGCTTTACACAGAAAAAGATATCGAAAGGATTTCAAAGCACCTTCGAATGAAACAAGCCGATTTTGAGTCGAAATTTCTGAGAGTTGATGAAGACAATGATAAAGTTCTTCAAAACTTACCTTGCTTTTTCCTGAATGATGACAACACTTGTTCAATTTATGATGTTCGCCCAAAAGCTTGTAGAGAATATCCTCACACAGACAGGAAGAAGATTTATCAGATTAATAATCTCACAATCAAGAATACCTTAATTTGTCCTGCAACTTATGTTTTTGTAGAGAAAATGAGACAAGTTTTGGAAAAATAGCTTATCCTAAAGTTTTCACAAAAATCTTATAATTTCTGAATTTAACATAATATTGGTTTAATGTTTGGTCTTGATAATCAACACTAAATAAAAGTATTATGAAAAAGTTAATAGCAGGCGGTCTGATTATTTTCGGAGCAATGTTCGTTACAGCGCAGGTAACGCCGCCACAAGACACTTCAAGAACGAATAAGGAGAAAAAGGTTAACAAAATGAATCAGAAAACTCCTGAAACTGTTCAACCCAACGGAATGAACAGGACTGTTGACACTGCAACAATTAATAATAAACAAAAAATGCAGAGCAACCCAGACAGACTGAGACAAAATCAGACTTTGCCGGATAATGGAACAATGCAAACCCCGAATAATACGTTACCAAATAACGGAACTTTGCAGAATCCAAACACAACGAATCCAAACAATTCTACCAATCCTCAACAACCGTTAGGACCAAATAGCCCTACCAATCCAAATCCAACAAGATAGGATTTTAAAATTAAAAATGACCAGAGTATAATTGCTCTGGTTTTATGTTTTATAAAAGTTGGTTTGATATTTGGGTTAATGTAATTAAGACAAAAATAAATTATTATGAAAAAGATATTAATGACAGCCACTTTTCTTACTTTCGGAACAGTCTTGATGACCGCTCAGACAACAAAAAAATTAGAAATTAAATCATCCACAAAGACGACCGTACTCAAATCAACAAAGTCTACTCAAAAAAGTAACTCTCCAAAAATGGTAGACACTGCAAATATTGAGCAAAGACAAAAAGAGGCAGATGAAAAAGTGGCTCAACCAACAATCCCACGCAGAGATGGTGTTACAGACGAAACAACAAAACCGCAAGCACAACCGGCGCCCGGACAATTAGAATAAAAAAGGAGCAAATTATTTTGCTCCTTTTTAAATTGTTTATGCTTTCCATTCCACCACGGCTTTGATAAAAGCTTCGGCGTTTTCTACTGGAATATTAGGTAAAATCCCGTGTCCGAGGTTGACAATGTATTTGTCTTTCCCAAAACGGTTAATCATTTCGTGAACCATTTTTCTAATTGTTTCCGGCTTAGAATGCAATCTTGAAGGATCAAAATTCCCTTGCAAAGTCACAGCATTATTCGTGAATTGTCTGGCTAATTCCGGCGTGATGGTCCAATCCACACCAACCGCAGAAGCTTTAGATTTTGTCATTTCGTCTAATGCAAACCAACAACCTTTCCCGAAAACCACAACGTGCGTCAACGGCGCAAGCGCTTCAACAATCTGATTGATATATTGCCAAGAAAACTCCTGATAATCGGCTGGCGAAAGCATTCCGCCCCAAGAATCGAAAACCTGAACCGCAGAAACACCTTTTTCTACTTTTCTTTTCAGGTAAGCAATTGTTGTATCTGTGATTTTTTGTAATAATTTGTGCGCCGCTTCCGGTTGTAGAAAACAAAACGATTTCGCAATATTGAAATCCTTAGAACCTCTACCTTCGATGCAATAACAGAAAATCGTCCAAGGCGAACCCGCAAATCCAATCAAAGGAATCTCGTTATCCAGTTTTTCCAAGGTCATTTCTATCGCATCAAAAACGTAACCCAAAGTGTCATTCACATCAGGAACAATCACGTCGTCTACTTGTTGGGCAGTTCTAATTGGCTGCTCCAGCCAAGGTCCAACCGATTCTTTCATTTTGAAATCGATTCCCATTGCTTGCGGAACCACCAAAATATCGGAGAACAAAATCGCCGCATCCAAAGGAAATCTTCTAATCGGCTGAACCGTGATTTCCGAAGCCAATTCCGGCGTCTGACATCTTGTGAAAAAATCGTATTTATCGCGCAAAGCGATGAATTCCGGCAAGTATCTTCCGGCTTGTCTCATCATCCAGACTGGCGGTCTTTCCACGGTTTCTCCCCGAAGTGCCTTTAAGTATAGGTCGTTTTTAATCATTTCTTTTTCAAGTATTTTCAACTGTTGCATTTTTTGCAACACTTCAATTTTCATTAATTTGAGATATTGCAGAAAATGCAACAACTTAAAATTTGCTAAATCTTATAATCTGCGAGCTAAAAATCAGCCTCATTTTTAATCAAAATCAATAAATCAGCTAAAGTATTTTTTGAGCTTGTAATTATTTTATTATCAGTTAGTTTTTCAATTTCCGAAGTCGTTGTTTTTCCAATCGAAAAAATCTTGACATCATCAAAATTATTAAACTTCGCAAAACTACGAACTCCACTCGGACTGAAAAAAACTATCGCCTGATATTTCTCATTGATTTTTGGGTAGAGTAGTCCGGTCTTATAAACAGGGGTTTTTTTGTAAGAAATATTTTGCAAAGGCAATTTCTCATCCAAAATATCCAACGCAATATCACCACAGAAATGCAAAAACTTCTCGTTCATCGAATTTTCTACAATGAATTGCGAAAGTTCACTAGCATTCTTACAAAGTTTAAAAGTCCCAAAATTATGTTTTCTCAATTCTTTTTTCGTCTGCGAACCGACAACGTAAATTTTGTTATAATTTTTTGGCTCAGCAAAATTTTCGTTGGCAGAAAATTCATTTTCAAAAAAAGCTTTTACGCCATTCACACTCGTGAAAATTAAGGAATTGTTTCTTAAACCGAAAGATTTAGTTTTTATAAACTCAGTCTTGATGACATCAACAAAATCGATCGAAAAACCTTTTCCTAATTTCTCAGAAACCTTTTGTTTGTCCAGTGATTTTGTAAAAAGGATTTTCATATTTATAAAGTCTTCGAGAACCTCAGACTTACAATGGTAAAATTAAAATATTATTTTGTCATTCCGTAGGAGTCTAAATTTAGCTGTCTAGATTCCTGCGGAATGACAAACCAGACGTTTGAATCGAAAAAAAATTACAAAATTTTTCTGATTTCGTCCATCAATTCTTTCCCTCCGTTTTCCAGAACTTTCAAAGCGATTTTTTCTCCGAAGTTTTCAGAGTCGTTCCATTCAAAAATTTCATCGGTTTCGATGCAGTTTTTGCCGTCAAGAGAACAAAGTCTTCCAAGAAATCTGATTTGCCCGTCAAGCATTTCGGCTTTTCCTCCAATTGGAGCTGTACAACCGCCTTCCAAAGTTTTCAGAAATTCTCTTTCTATATTAACACAGATCTCCGTTTCTTGGTGAGAAATCGATTTTAAAATATCCTTCAATTCTGGCTTATCGATTTTGCTGGCAATCGCAACAACACCTTGCGCCGGCGCTTGTAACATAAACGGAATTTGCTCGTAATGAACATCAATATTCATTCTTTTGATTCCAGCCAAAGAAAATAAAGTCGCATCTGCAACGCCGTCATCCAGTTTTTTCAAACGCGTTTGGACATTTCCTCTGATATCTGTGAATTCAGTTTCTGGGAATTCTTTCAGCCAAAAAGCGCGTCTTCTCAAGCTGCTGGTGGCAATTTTCAGAACTTCCAAATCCAAAGGTTCAGCGTCGTTATTTCTTACCAAAACATCTTCCGGGAAATCTCTTTCCAAAACGGCAGAAATCTGAATGTTATTCGGCAATTGTGTCGGAACATCTTTCAAAGAATGAACGGCGATATCAATTTCATCATTCAATAAAGCAATGTCCAAATCTTTAGTGAAAACACCTGTGATTCCCAAGGCATAAAGCGGTTGGTCCAGATTTTTGTCGCCAGAACTTAGGATAGGAACAATCTCGGTTTGGAAACCAAGATTCTGTAATTTTGATTCAACTTCGTGAGCCTGCCAAAGTGCAAGTGGACTATTTCTCGTTCCTATTTTTATTGTCGTCATCGGATTCTTGTTTATGGATGTCCAGAATATCTTCCATCATTTTCGTGATTTCGTCTGCGCGGGAAGGGTTTTCCAGAATATATTTTGCAAATCGGTTTGTGATTTTCTGTACTAAATTGTTAGATAAAACCATATCCTCGATTTTTGCATAATGGAATTTCTTATGGATGTTATGCATCTCATTTTCCTCAATCTGTTTCAAAGAATTTTTGAACTGATTGATGTTCGGAGCCAGTTTTCTTTTCTTTTCCCAATCCACAAATTCCTTAGCCATTTCTTTGATGATCCCTTCTGCTTTCGGGATTTCTTTTTTGCGTTGTTCCATCGTTGCTTTGATGGTTTGCGAAAGTTGGTCAACGTCTATCAAAGTCACATTTTCCCAATTTCCCACTTCCTTCTGAACATTATTAGGAATTGATAAATCAATGACCAGCATTTCTTTATCTTTTGGGAAATTAGACTCATCAATAATATATTTCTGAGCGCCGGTCGCGACAATCAGAACATCAGTTTGTTTCAACTCTTCCGGAAAACTATTGAAATCGATTTGCGGAATTTTATATTTATCTGCAATTTTCTCAGCTTTCTCAAAAGAACGGTTCGCAATTTTGATTTTTGGCTGATAAACGTGCTTTACGAGATTTTCAATTGTGTTTTGTCCAATTTCTCCAACGCCAAGAAGTAAAATATTTTTCTCGTGAAGATGTCTGGTGTTGTTCAATATATAATGAACCGCTGCATAAGAAACCGAAGCTGAACCAGTGCTGATTCCGGTTTCATTCTTAATTCTTTTCGAAATCTGAATCGATGAATTAATCGCGCGTTCCAAATATGGATTGGAAAAATCTTTATACTTTTTGAATCGATGATAGGCGTTCTTGATTTGAGAAACAATCTCGAAATCGCCGATAATCTGACTTTCCAAACCTGCTGCAACACGGAAAAGATGAAACAAAGCATCCTCTCGCTGGATAACATTCACATATTTCAAAAAGTCTGAAAGCTGAACGCCAACCGTGTTGCAATATAATTCTGCAATGTGAAGATAATTTTTGGTCGTAGAATAGATTTCGGTTCTGTTGCAGGTTGAAACCACAAACGCATCGCCCAAATCCTCCTCGTGGATTTTGTTGGCAAAAGATTTTATGTGTTCATCAAAAAAAGCAAATTTTCCACGGATTTCTGCATCAGCTTTTTCATAACTGATGCTTAAAACGGCAAAATCTGATGTTTGATGAAATTTATGTTTTGGACTCATTTTCAGTTTGCAAAATTACGATTTTTAAAACAAAGACTCTTTCTGAATATCATTTTCGAAAATTGATAAAATCTATAAACTCTGTTCAAAAACGTAGAAGAACAACAATGTTTTAATAGAATTTTTATAGGAGTAATAATTTTTGATTTCTAATTGGAATTCAGATTTATCGGTGGTGAAAAATTCTTGAAATTTTAAGGAAATTTTAACCAAATTATTTTTAAATCAGGACAGAGAATAAGTCTAAATTTATATCTTTGTAAACTTAATAATGACTGAACAAAATGGGTATATTGGATATGTTTACGCAAGAGATTGCGATTGACTTAGGGACTGCGAACACGCTTATTATTCACAATAACAAAATCGTTGTGGATCAGCCTTCTATCGTTGCGATAGAGCGTTCTTCTGGTAAGCCGATTGCCGTTGGGGAGCAAGCAAAACATATGCAAGGGAAGACTCACGAGGATATCAAAACTGTTCGTCCTTTGAAGGATGGCGTTATTGCAGATTTCCACGCTTCAGAACATATGATTAAGGAATTTATCAAACAAATTCCGGGCATCAAAGGGAAACTTTTCCAACCGGCACTTAGAATCGTGATTTGTATTCCTTCAGGTATTACTGAAGTTGAGAAAAGAGCGGTAAGAGATTCTGCTCAAAAAGTGAATGCAAAAGAAGTTCGTTTGATTTATGAGCCAATGGCTGCTGCAATAGGAGTTGGGATTGATGTTCAAAAACCAGAAGGTAATATGATTATCGATATAGGTGGAGGGACAACG encodes:
- a CDS encoding ion channel: MSKFSFSRLNSTKDTGFGDNFSGRFINKDGYPNIKKKGINILNRYSWYHTMLNLKRWQFIGLLVGSYIVVNFIFALIYYLIGIEHLTGIDKSNFQNEFTDVFFFSSQTFTTVGYGRIAPVGFLASLVATFEAFLGLLAFAIATGLFYGRFSRPRAFLQFSDVALISPHKDKTGLMFRMAPFKNTSLTDASITVLTSFEITENGQTKSSFYNLKLEVTKITSLILNWTIVHYIDEESPFYGLNADDLKNTDIEIIVHVKAFDSIFSSDVVQRTSYTSDEIIYGAKFEKMYAPDETNRFTVLNLDLINSNFPAPLPNIS
- a CDS encoding group III truncated hemoglobin, which translates into the protein MKDIQTRDDVEFLVNKFYDQVIKDDLIGFFFTDIAKIDLSKHLPKMYNFWESILLGNPVYEGHPMAKHFPINEVSAMEEKHFNRWLQIWEKTVHDNFEGENAENAIARALNIARIMSFKMSNARRN
- the hemC gene encoding hydroxymethylbilane synthase, translating into MTTIKIGTRNSPLALWQAHEVESKLQNLGFQTEIVPILSSGDKNLDQPLYALGITGVFTKDLDIALLNDEIDIAVHSLKDVPTQLPNNIQISAVLERDFPEDVLVRNNDAEPLDLEVLKIATSSLRRRAFWLKEFPETEFTDIRGNVQTRLKKLDDGVADATLFSLAGIKRMNIDVHYEQIPFMLQAPAQGVVAIASKIDKPELKDILKSISHQETEICVNIEREFLKTLEGGCTAPIGGKAEMLDGQIRFLGRLCSLDGKNCIETDEIFEWNDSENFGEKIALKVLENGGKELMDEIRKIL
- the hemA gene encoding glutamyl-tRNA reductase; this translates as MSPKHKFHQTSDFAVLSISYEKADAEIRGKFAFFDEHIKSFANKIHEEDLGDAFVVSTCNRTEIYSTTKNYLHIAELYCNTVGVQLSDFLKYVNVIQREDALFHLFRVAAGLESQIIGDFEIVSQIKNAYHRFKKYKDFSNPYLERAINSSIQISKRIKNETGISTGSASVSYAAVHYILNNTRHLHEKNILLLGVGEIGQNTIENLVKHVYQPKIKIANRSFEKAEKIADKYKIPQIDFNSFPEELKQTDVLIVATGAQKYIIDESNFPKDKEMLVIDLSIPNNVQKEVGNWENVTLIDVDQLSQTIKATMEQRKKEIPKAEGIIKEMAKEFVDWEKKRKLAPNINQFKNSLKQIEENEMHNIHKKFHYAKIEDMVLSNNLVQKITNRFAKYILENPSRADEITKMMEDILDIHKQESDDDNKNRNEK
- the hemE gene encoding uroporphyrinogen decarboxylase; protein product: MIKNDLYLKALRGETVERPPVWMMRQAGRYLPEFIALRDKYDFFTRCQTPELASEITVQPIRRFPLDAAILFSDILVVPQAMGIDFKMKESVGPWLEQPIRTAQQVDDVIVPDVNDTLGYVFDAIEMTLEKLDNEIPLIGFAGSPWTIFCYCIEGRGSKDFNIAKSFCFLQPEAAHKLLQKITDTTIAYLKRKVEKGVSAVQVFDSWGGMLSPADYQEFSWQYINQIVEALAPLTHVVVFGKGCWFALDEMTKSKASAVGVDWTITPELARQFTNNAVTLQGNFDPSRLHSKPETIRKMVHEMINRFGKDKYIVNLGHGILPNIPVENAEAFIKAVVEWKA
- a CDS encoding YkgJ family cysteine cluster protein produces the protein MDLDFYRQKAQLKQKEHRKFLDGLKKKPPKNLDYLVLEKHEETFGEIDCLSCANCCKTTGPLYTEKDIERISKHLRMKQADFESKFLRVDEDNDKVLQNLPCFFLNDDNTCSIYDVRPKACREYPHTDRKKIYQINNLTIKNTLICPATYVFVEKMRQVLEK
- a CDS encoding DUF6122 family protein, coding for MNVSEILSLKTIIHYFLHFGFPVVLAYVFFKKDWKKAYFIMLGTMLVDADHLLSTPIFAPDRCSINFHPLHTYWAMGLYFLLLFFRGVPRIIGVGLLFHMLTDWIDCRLHHLNC
- a CDS encoding uroporphyrinogen-III synthase, which translates into the protein MKILFTKSLDKQKVSEKLGKGFSIDFVDVIKTEFIKTKSFGLRNNSLIFTSVNGVKAFFENEFSANENFAEPKNYNKIYVVGSQTKKELRKHNFGTFKLCKNASELSQFIVENSMNEKFLHFCGDIALDILDEKLPLQNISYKKTPVYKTGLLYPKINEKYQAIVFFSPSGVRSFAKFNNFDDVKIFSIGKTTTSEIEKLTDNKIITSSKNTLADLLILIKNEADF